In Chryseobacterium oranimense, a single window of DNA contains:
- the glgB gene encoding 1,4-alpha-glucan branching protein GlgB has product MNSVKTYTLFTDHDVYLFKEGRHYKLYGKFGAHSAEKDGVKGVYFSVWAPNARKVSVIGNFNNWNHKDHILFPRWDGSGIWEGFIDGLTWGTLYKYAVETARGEILEKSDPYALSWEQNLQAASLVSTTWYEWNDKEWMENRWKSNALNAPISVYELHLGSWVRDVNSPDKYLNYRDIAEKLVPYVKEMGFTHVEFMPVMEYPYDPSWGYQITGFYAATSRFGSPQDLMFLIDELHKNNIGVILDWVPSHFPGDANGLHRFDGSYLYEHEDPRKGFHPDWKSYIFNYGRNEVKSFLISNAMFWLERYHADGLRVDAVTSMLHLDYSRNEGEWEPNIEGGNVNLEAKAFLQEFNTAVYKEFGDSIMTIAEESSDFPMLTKPVHDGGVGFGMKWMMGWMHDTLDYFKEEPINRKYHHHKITFASVYMYNENYMMPLSHDEVVHGKASLIYKMPGDEWQKFANLRTLYVYMYTHPGAKLLFMGDEFAQTGEWNFTRSLDWHLLQYPIHKGMQTLVKDLNHLYRNESAFYENQFDKYGFEWVEADDLENSVYAYLRKGKRRDDVLMVVLNLIPQVLEYTIGVNAGTHWEVIFNSDDQKYNGSDADADILNEKHEEWRRYPQSMTIKLPPLAGIILRQKKDKKYKLQRIKQHKK; this is encoded by the coding sequence ATGAATTCTGTTAAAACCTATACGCTGTTTACTGATCATGATGTCTACCTTTTCAAAGAAGGCAGGCACTATAAGCTGTATGGGAAATTTGGAGCACATTCTGCTGAAAAAGATGGGGTAAAAGGCGTCTATTTTTCAGTATGGGCTCCCAATGCCAGGAAAGTGTCCGTTATAGGAAATTTCAATAACTGGAATCATAAAGATCATATTCTTTTTCCCCGATGGGACGGGTCCGGGATCTGGGAAGGTTTTATTGACGGACTTACATGGGGCACCCTGTATAAATATGCTGTAGAAACTGCCAGAGGTGAAATCCTGGAGAAAAGTGATCCTTATGCCCTGAGCTGGGAGCAAAATCTGCAGGCGGCCTCGCTGGTTTCCACTACCTGGTACGAATGGAATGACAAGGAATGGATGGAAAACCGCTGGAAAAGCAATGCCCTGAATGCTCCGATATCTGTTTACGAGCTTCATTTAGGCTCCTGGGTAAGGGATGTCAATTCTCCAGATAAATATCTGAATTACCGTGATATTGCTGAGAAATTAGTTCCTTATGTGAAGGAAATGGGCTTTACTCATGTGGAATTCATGCCGGTCATGGAATATCCTTATGATCCTAGCTGGGGATACCAGATTACCGGGTTTTATGCAGCTACTTCACGTTTCGGCTCTCCGCAGGATCTCATGTTCCTGATTGATGAGCTTCATAAAAATAATATCGGAGTTATTCTGGATTGGGTACCCTCCCATTTTCCGGGAGACGCCAACGGACTTCACCGTTTTGACGGTTCCTATCTTTATGAGCATGAGGATCCCAGAAAAGGGTTTCATCCCGACTGGAAATCCTATATTTTCAATTACGGCAGAAATGAAGTGAAATCTTTCCTTATTTCCAATGCCATGTTCTGGCTGGAACGTTATCATGCAGACGGACTTCGTGTAGATGCGGTAACATCCATGCTTCACCTGGATTACTCAAGGAATGAAGGAGAGTGGGAACCTAATATCGAAGGTGGAAATGTTAACCTTGAAGCCAAGGCTTTCCTTCAGGAATTCAATACGGCGGTTTACAAGGAATTCGGAGACAGTATTATGACGATAGCGGAAGAGAGTTCAGATTTCCCGATGCTTACAAAACCCGTTCATGACGGTGGGGTAGGTTTCGGAATGAAATGGATGATGGGATGGATGCATGACACACTGGATTACTTTAAAGAAGAACCTATCAACAGGAAATATCATCATCACAAAATTACTTTTGCCTCTGTGTATATGTATAATGAAAATTATATGATGCCGCTGTCACACGATGAAGTGGTACACGGAAAAGCAAGCCTGATCTATAAAATGCCCGGCGACGAATGGCAGAAGTTTGCCAATCTCCGAACCCTGTATGTGTATATGTATACCCATCCCGGAGCCAAGCTTCTCTTTATGGGTGATGAATTTGCACAGACCGGTGAATGGAATTTTACCCGCAGCCTCGACTGGCACTTACTTCAATATCCTATTCATAAAGGAATGCAGACCCTTGTAAAAGACCTGAATCACTTATATAGGAACGAATCTGCTTTTTATGAAAATCAGTTTGATAAATACGGATTTGAGTGGGTAGAAGCGGATGACCTTGAAAACTCCGTTTATGCATATCTCAGAAAAGGAAAAAGAAGGGATGATGTTTTAATGGTGGTTCTGAATTTAATTCCGCAGGTTTTGGAATATACTATTGGAGTGAATGCAGGAACGCACTGGGAGGTAATATTCAATTCAGATGATCAGAAATACAACGGAAGCGATGCTGATGCTGATATTTTGAATGAAAAGCATGAAGAATGGAGAAGGTACCCGCAATCTATGACCATAAAACTTCCACCGCTCGCGGGAATTATTTTAAGGCAGAAAAAAGATAAAAAGTATAAATTACAGAGAATAAAACAACATAAAAAATGA
- a CDS encoding glycogen synthase, with protein MTIYHLSTECYPVAKVGGLADVVGALPKYQNKIKGIDAKVVMPWYNKSFVHDHEFDIVFDGFIHQGENMLQVQVMKEKTNALGFELYMVKVPGLLDRDNPYGYQDESFQFLAFQHGALHWLTAMEIRPDVLHCHDYHTGLVPFMIQHCPEFQFLKGVKTIGTIHNGEYQGMMSWNMANYMPSFDSYKWGLMDWNGYMNPLASMIKCSDAFTTVSEGYLEELFISFRGLESLVRQEFGKAYGIINGIDTEVWDPETDPMLDFNFNSKNAVAKKKKNKEKLCKEYGLKPELPLFAFIGRFATEKGADLLPDVVWKSIKQSYGALNIMILGSGNSYIENKLKEYEYTYTNFALDVGYKEYLSHKIYASADFLLMPSRVEPCGLNQMYSMRYGTVPVVRYTGGLRDTVEDISTGGAGLNFTYPGVDDIVHAMNRALAIYNQKGVMEDLIHANMNFDFAWEKSAEKYIALYNN; from the coding sequence ATGACAATTTATCACCTTAGCACAGAATGTTATCCGGTAGCTAAAGTAGGCGGTCTTGCAGATGTTGTGGGAGCGCTGCCCAAATACCAGAATAAAATAAAAGGAATAGATGCAAAGGTAGTTATGCCCTGGTACAACAAATCTTTTGTTCATGATCATGAGTTTGACATAGTTTTTGATGGGTTTATTCATCAGGGAGAGAATATGCTTCAGGTTCAGGTGATGAAGGAGAAAACAAATGCTTTGGGATTTGAGCTTTACATGGTTAAAGTTCCCGGACTTTTAGACAGAGACAATCCTTACGGCTACCAGGATGAAAGCTTCCAGTTTCTGGCATTTCAGCATGGTGCGCTTCACTGGCTGACTGCCATGGAGATCCGTCCTGATGTACTGCACTGTCATGATTATCATACAGGACTTGTTCCTTTTATGATTCAGCATTGTCCTGAATTTCAATTTTTAAAAGGAGTAAAAACAATAGGGACCATCCATAATGGAGAATATCAGGGCATGATGAGCTGGAATATGGCGAACTATATGCCTTCCTTTGATTCCTATAAATGGGGACTCATGGACTGGAACGGATATATGAATCCACTGGCCAGCATGATCAAATGTTCTGATGCTTTTACAACAGTTTCGGAAGGATATCTGGAAGAGCTTTTTATCAGTTTCCGCGGACTGGAAAGTCTGGTGCGCCAGGAGTTTGGAAAAGCATACGGAATCATCAACGGAATTGATACGGAAGTCTGGGATCCTGAAACCGATCCGATGCTGGATTTTAATTTTAACAGTAAAAATGCCGTAGCTAAGAAAAAGAAGAACAAAGAAAAGCTTTGCAAGGAATATGGTCTGAAGCCAGAATTACCGCTGTTTGCCTTTATCGGAAGATTTGCTACCGAAAAAGGGGCGGATCTCCTGCCGGATGTCGTCTGGAAAAGTATTAAACAGAGCTATGGAGCACTGAATATCATGATTTTGGGTTCAGGGAATTCCTACATAGAAAATAAGCTGAAAGAATATGAGTATACTTATACCAATTTCGCATTGGATGTTGGATATAAAGAGTATCTTTCCCATAAGATTTACGCTTCGGCAGATTTTCTGCTGATGCCGTCAAGAGTAGAACCTTGCGGACTGAACCAGATGTATTCTATGAGATATGGAACAGTTCCTGTCGTACGATACACCGGAGGATTAAGAGATACAGTAGAAGATATTTCAACCGGAGGGGCAGGACTGAATTTTACCTATCCGGGAGTAGATGATATAGTACATGCCATGAACAGGGCACTTGCCATCTACAATCAGAAAGGGGTAATGGAAGATCTTATTCATGCCAATATGAATTTTGATTTTGCATGGGAGAAATCTGCTGAGAAATACATAGCTTTATATAATAACTGA
- a CDS encoding glucose-1-phosphate adenylyltransferase, with protein MKRNVISIVLGGGRGTRLFPLTYSRSKPAVPIAGKYRLVDIPISNCLNSGLNKILVLTQFNSASLNSHIKNSYHFDIFSKGFVDILAAEQNVENDSWYQGTADAVRQSMKHLEKYDYDYILILSGDQLYQMDFREMLDFHIENGGDVTIATIPVVAKDATGFGILKSDDDGNITSFYEKPEYDILEGLKSEVSEENKHKGKEYLASMGIYIFTRTILKKMFEEGAGDDFGKDIIPNSIGKYKTLSYQYEGYWTDIGTIESFYEANLDLCQDFPQFNLFSSSPIYTRARMLPPSKINGSYVSKAVFGDGCIIMADKIENSVIGNRTRIDKGSTIVNSYVMGADFYQNTTEIVLNDRSGRPNMGIGKYCYIEKAILDKNCYIGDNVKIIGGKHIPDGDYGTHSVQDGIVVVKKGAVLPSGTHIG; from the coding sequence ATGAAACGAAATGTAATCTCCATTGTATTGGGAGGCGGCAGGGGAACAAGATTATTCCCGTTAACGTATTCAAGATCAAAACCGGCAGTTCCTATTGCAGGAAAATACAGGCTGGTAGATATTCCTATATCCAACTGTCTGAATTCGGGGCTGAATAAGATCCTGGTTTTAACACAGTTCAATTCAGCTTCCTTAAATTCACATATCAAGAATTCTTATCATTTTGATATTTTCAGCAAAGGTTTTGTAGATATCCTTGCTGCTGAGCAGAATGTGGAAAATGACAGCTGGTATCAGGGAACGGCAGATGCCGTCCGCCAGTCTATGAAGCATCTTGAAAAGTATGATTATGATTATATCCTGATTCTTTCCGGCGATCAGCTTTACCAGATGGATTTCAGGGAAATGCTGGATTTTCATATTGAAAACGGAGGCGATGTAACGATTGCGACTATTCCCGTAGTGGCAAAAGATGCTACAGGATTCGGAATTTTGAAGTCTGATGATGACGGAAACATTACCTCTTTCTATGAAAAGCCCGAGTATGATATTCTGGAAGGTCTGAAATCTGAAGTTTCGGAAGAAAACAAGCATAAAGGAAAAGAATATCTGGCCTCGATGGGAATTTATATTTTTACGAGAACCATTCTTAAAAAAATGTTTGAAGAAGGGGCCGGTGATGATTTCGGAAAAGATATTATTCCGAATTCAATCGGGAAATACAAAACATTAAGCTATCAGTATGAAGGGTACTGGACAGATATCGGAACGATAGAGTCATTTTATGAGGCTAATCTGGATTTATGTCAGGATTTTCCACAATTTAATCTGTTTTCCTCTTCACCCATCTATACAAGAGCCAGAATGCTTCCACCTTCAAAAATCAACGGTTCATATGTAAGTAAAGCTGTTTTTGGAGACGGATGCATTATTATGGCCGATAAGATTGAAAATTCTGTGATTGGAAACAGAACAAGAATAGATAAAGGAAGTACCATCGTGAATTCTTACGTCATGGGTGCGGATTTTTATCAGAATACTACAGAAATTGTCCTCAACGACAGAAGCGGACGACCGAATATGGGTATCGGGAAATACTGTTACATTGAAAAAGCAATCCTTGACAAAAACTGTTACATTGGTGATAACGTAAAAATTATAGGAGGAAAACACATTCCGGATGGCGACTACGGAACCCATTCCGTTCAGGATGGAATTGTAGTGGTGAAAAAAGGAGCTGTACTTCCTTCGGGAACCCATATTGGATAA